The window GGCTTGATTGAAGTGCGTTATCGTCCTGGACGCCGAAAAGGGGGGTGGAGCAAAGTGGAGGAAGTCCACGAGCATTGCATAACCAAAcaaaggaaaaaaagaacaaaCAAAAAAAACGGCAGTCGTCTGTCGCTCGCGCTTCTGGTGGTATTCAGTCTTCTTCTAAATTCATTTTTCATGAACATCATCTCGCCTGATCATAAGCCCACAAGGGTGTGCAACTTAGAATGTTAGCTCCTACCCCGCGATGAGCATGAGCAGCATCCTTTTGTCCTATATGCAAGCGAGCCTTCACGGAAGGCGAGGAGATGACGGTTCGTTGTTCAGCAACCACTTCCTCTACCAGCTCGATTTAGAAGATCCACATTTGACGTTTGGTCAGAGAACCGTAGTGGGGAAACAACCTCGATCATAGTCCCGAATGCGTCGTCATACCACTCCAATGTACATATCTGTACCGCCCCTCTCGAATCTCGGGGTCCTCAAGGGGCCTTTCTTTGTTCATTGTTGTGTTGCTATGTTTTGCAATCTATCGCTTTAATTTAGCGGGCTAAAACTCTAGTGAATTTGGATCGTACTCCATACGACTCCAAAGATGCCTCCTAGGCCGTACCGAAGCTCACAACGCCTTGTAAGGCATCACGCCCAAAGATGGCTCCAGTCCATTTGGTGAAAAAGGTGTTGTATGATGATAAATTGATGGCAAAAAATGGTAGAAATACATACTCTTAAATGAACCAATCAGTAGTCGACTCTCGTGCCTTGAGTATGGAATGCGCTAACCTTTCACTCTCAGAGTTCAGATTCCTGTTATACGGACCGAAAACGGGAACTTTTCTGTGGACGCTGAGACTGCATACGGCTTTTCAGTTTTTTACATTAGCATAGTTCAGGTAGCAAAGTTTGAACTTTAAATTCCGCTCCTTCGAGATACCGTGATCATATAAATCGACTAGGAAAACTGGGACAGGCGAAAAAGGGGAGAGGGGAAGGCTTCCATTATTCATTGCTCCTTGGTTGGGCTGGGTGACCGTCATTTATGGAAATTGAGCGGGGGAACcaaagaaaaaaaaaaggaacggtggaagaaggaagcaGAAATAATCAATAACAATCCTACCAACTGTAACTGAACCGCTTCAATCTTCTCAGATACTGTCCGGCAGCAGAGGGCAGAAGTGGAAAAAGTGCTCGAACTGGATGATATCATACATAATTTATGAGGACGCTCGATATTTCTTCAATTAATCCTTCATTTACGTTGCATAGGATAAAGGGGAGTGGCGGATGGCAAGTTGTAGGCACAGGGATGGCTCACTGCGTTCGGATAGGGCGTTCTAAGAGGGTTCGGAAGATGATAGCGTTTGAGAAACGTTCGTAGAGATGTGTCTTTTAGTTATAGCGGTCGAGAGCATGCAAACTAGCACTGGTGTTTACATATGATTGTTGAAAAAGAAAGATATCTATAACTAAAAGACATCTATATATATATGGATCTATAAAATAAAACACAGAAGCCTGCTGTAGAAATGTTTCGAAACAGAGATGCCGTAGAGTCCTCTTGGCACGCTTTTCAGGAATAGATCCACACCTCTCAATGTCGTTCTATGCATCACTTAATAGTGAGAACGATTGGTGTCTGCAGTTACCCTAGTGGTCCGGTGTCATGACCTTCTTTGACGTTCATCAGTTCGTCAGCCCCACCTCATGATGAGTACAGCTAGTAACATACAGTAGTAGTACAAACTCATTCAGTGTACGGCAACAGATGCGCTAATACACATTACTACTACCGCATCTGTCTTCGATCTCTAAATTTCGCTTGCGCAAACGCAAAACGTATTCCGTCAAGCCCTGATTCTTCTTTCAACTTGGGCCGAGAAGGGGGAATCCttttttcatcttctctcccttGTACTTCCCCCTACTTTCCTTTTCTGAACAGCAATGATAGGACGGGGGTGATCTATCTTCCACCTGACAGCAGATAAAGTGAGTCTTCTCAACACCCATATTTCCGAGTAATGAGAAAGATATTACCATATACGACTGGTAATTCCGTTCGTTTCCCTTCTATCTGAGCTGCCATATGCGATCGTTTGAAGTCTATCGAAACAGCAGTGTTAAGCTGTAGTGATCCATTATCACTGAAAATGATTGAGAATAATTTACTCAGGTAGGCATCAGGTAGATATAGGAGGCTCATTATGGCTCACTTCTGATGATATGCAGTGAGAAAATGTCAAGATCCATATTGCTCCGTGGAGACGAGGACGTAGTTTCGCCGGGCTCCAATTGCCAGATTTTCTCTGCAACACCCAAGCCTTTGAGTACTGAATATTGATTTGGCGCCTGATCCTCCGTCTGGTGAATCAACTGAGAAAACACCTAGAAGGcggaaggaaaaaggatTATGTTTTACTCCTTGAATCGATTAAAAGATAActgcagaagaagattgaaATACGGCCGGCCTCCGACGGCTCCTGATGGGTCCAACTGCATTCATGTACATCCTCTCAGTCATGGATACTGACATACGTATGAGCCTCTTCGTTTCTTCCTTATTGGCTGTGGGAAACTGAGACGTCAAAACACCAGTTACCTTGTCAAGTAGGGTCATTCCATTCTGTTTGAGGGCGGCAGCGAATGACTTTTCCACCCACTCACCTTGACAGTGTCGGACGAAGTACTCCCATGAGTCCAACTGTTGCAAATAACGGCAGGTATCGATGCAGAGGATTGTATGGAACAGAAGAGAGTGGATTATTACTttcaatcttcttcttttccctgCTGGTGACGATGCTGATTAAATGCATGCATCATGATGAAGATCCtcttgctgctgctgctggatgatgttgttgatgatgCATATGGTGATGCAGCACTCAatatcatcatcattcattctttctctttcacTATTCATCATGCTTCATATCATCGTCAAGCAACAACGAAAGATGTTTTTTTTTGATACTGTAAAGCAAGTATCAAAATAGGCTCCCGTAAAGTCTGAGTGCTTAACCTTTGCGCCAACCAAGATTGATTCCCATTTTTGCATTAATATTTTATGTATACAACAAGTGTCGGATAAGCCAAAGCATCACGAAGTATAAGAACATCCAAATGCTGAGTAAAATTGGTAATGTGTTCAGAAACGCTGCATTATCACGAGTGAAAAGACAGGTGCGTCCAGCGTACGCTGTTTGTGGACCATAACATTCCAATACTGGACCTGAAGGTGAATTTTCGAAAGTAGGAGTTCTTCAACGTGCGATGGTGGTTCGGGACGTTGGATACCGGCTTCTTCACAAAGATCTCCAAGCGATTTCCCtaaaaaggagaaggatgagtAAAAGGACCTTTTTAAACGTGGAGTATTTTACCCGGATCCATGTTATTATATGCGGTAAACTTTGTCCTCCGTAAATACGAGGACCTGCAACGTTTACATCTCCCCTCCCTACTAACATCTAAATCGAACCACCGTTCGTTGCAGGTGATGCATGTATCCACCGTTATCTTCTTGCATTCGCTGTGGAAATCCTTAATGCAGTCGATAGCATGTTGTGGGATAGCAAATGCGTCAACATCACCTGTGAACGGTATTCGTGAGGGAGGGATGGTTCTTCAAAATTCCATACAGGTGTCATGTAGTTTACCGTCTGCTATTAAATGTTGGCGTGGAAGAGTTTCGCCACAAAGAGCATATTTAGTAAGTCGAGGAGATCGAGGAGGACGTGGTGGGCGGCGGAACTGTTGACcagcctcttcttcatcatcaaacCGTGCTGGGGTGCGGCGTTCACGTCTTGTGCGATGAAGAGCCGGCTGTGCGTCAAGGTCATTAAGCTGTTAATAAAGCTCGGGACTGGCTTCccgacgacgacgacgacggGCACGACCCGAGGTAGAGGGGTTGCCAACAATCTCAGCCGAAGTTGTGGTATTTGAACCGCTTTGTTGTTGAGCGGCGATAGGCATCGCTAGTAGTGATTATTGAAAACACGATGTACAGGGAGAGAGTCAAAAGAGGATCAGAAAGAACGTCAGTTCGCGTCGAGGAAATGTTGCATGTCTAGAGCGACTTTCAGCGCGCCTAAGGAACAGGGTTTCAGGCAGTTTCAGTTAAGAGACCCAGAAGGGTTAAAAATGCATACATGGTATTGGAGGATGCACGGACCCGAGATCAGGCCAATGGTACAGGTTTGAAAGCCGTACGATGAGTTTCAACCGAGTAACTTAATGTCGGCAGGGGTCATAACTCACGCTTCACGCGAGCGACGATAATAAAAATTAATTAAATAATAATTAAATGTGAACATGATGTGGTATTCTGTGACTGATAAACGTTTTTTTGACAACACGTACCACCACCACGACCACCATACAACACCACAACAGGAGACGACGGTGGCAGCCGCTCGCTGCCGGCTGTAGAGCAGAACGAATCTAAAATTCTACGAAAGATGTgcatctccatctctcctAAAACACCATAAAAATGTCTTCCGAGGCTCCCATCGGTGAGTAGACGGCCCGTGTGCAAATACAGCAGCGTTAACACGTCCCCAGCGCTTCTCTCCGTCTACGACAAGACTGGCCTCCTTCCCTTTGCCAAAAGCCTCAAGGAGCTCGGCTTCAGGCTCTTGGGCAGCGGTGGTACCGCCAAGATGATCCGAGAGGCTGGTATGGAGATCGAGTAAGTGTCCACGCCATGTGTTGTATCCAATCTCATGGTCATGCAGGGATGTTTCCAATATTACCAAGGCCCCTGAAATGTTGGGCGGCCGAGTCAAGACTCTTCACCCCGCTGTTCACGGTGGTAAGTCCAGTTCAAGTGCGCCGGAAGAGAACTATTACTAAAACAACACAGGTATCCTTTCTCGAGACATTCCTTCTGACCTTGCCGACCTCGCTACCAACAAGATCTCTCCCATCACTCTTGTTGTCTGCAATCTCTACCCCTTCGTTCTTCAAACCTCCAAGCCTGACTGCACCCTTGCCGGTGCCATCGAGGAGATTGATATCGGTGGTGTCACCCTTCTCCGTGCCGCTGCCAAGAACCACGGCCGTGTCTCTATTatttcttctccttctgACTACGAGACCATTGTCGCTGAACTCAGGGCCAAGGGGGAGGTCTCTGCCGAGACTAGGAGAGGTCTTGCCATCAAGGCTTTTGAGGACACCAAGAGCTACGACGAGGCTATCAGCGACTACTTCAGGAAGGTCTACGCTACGCCCGGCGTTGAGGACGACATGAAGGCAGGTGCCGGTGTTGGATACCAGAGGCTCGCTTTGAGGTACGGTGCCAACCCTCACCAGAAACCCGCCCAGGCTTTCGTTGAGCAGGGCGAGATGCCTATCAAGGTTCTCTCAGGCTCTCCTGGTTACATCAACCTCCTTGACGCTCTCAACTCTTGGGCGCTCGTGAAGGAGCTCGCCGCCGGCCTCAACCTGCCTGCTGCTGCTTCCTTCAAGCACGTCTCCCCTGCCGGTGCCGCCGTCGGTCTTCCCCTCGATGAGCGTGCCGCCAAGGTCTTTGGTGTTGAAGACTTGAAGGAATTGTCTCCTCTTGCTTGCGCTTACGCTAGGGCTCGAGGTGCCGACAGGATGTCCTCTTTCGGCGATTTCATCGCTCTCTCCCACACTGTCGACACTCCTACCGCCAAGATCATTTCTCGAGAAGTTTCAGACGGTGTCATCGCCCCTGGCTACGAGCCCGAGGCTCTTGAGATCCTCcgcaagaagaagggtggCAAGTATTGTGTCCTCCAGATGGACACCAACTACGTTCCCCCCGAGATCGAGACCCGACAGGTCTACGGCATTTCCCTCCAACAGAAGCGAAACGACTGCAAGATTGACGAGTCCCTCTTCAAGAACGTTGTCACCGCCAACAAGGATCTCCCCAAGTCTGCTATCACTGACCTCGTCGTCGCTACTCTCGCTCTCAAGTACACCCAATCCAACTCTGTCTGTTACGCTCTCAACGGCACCGTCATCGGTCTTGGTGCCGGCCAGCAGTCTCGTATCCACTGCACTCGTCTCGCTGGTGACAAGGCTGACAACTGGTGGCTTCGACACCACCCTCGTGTCCTCGCGTTGCCCTTCAAGAAAGGTACTAAGCGAGCCGACAAGGCCAATGCCATTGACTTGTTCGTCACCGGTCAGGCGTTTGAGGCCGAGGGTGGTGAGCGTGCTCAATGGGAGAGCTTGTTCGAGACCGTGCCCGAGCCTTTGaccaaagaagaaagggaaaagcACATGAAGGAGTTGACTGGTGTCGCTTGTGCTTCCGAcgccttcttccccttccccgACAATGTTCACCGAGCGAAGAGGAGTGGTGCTACCTACCTCGCGGCCCCCAGTGGAAGTATCATGGACAAGGAGTGTATTAAAGCTGCGGATGAGAGTAACTTGGTGTTCTGCCACACTGACTTGAGATTGGTACGTAATTCGTTACTCTGTGTCGTCGAGTTCAATTTGCTAACAATCACCTCCAGTTCCACCATTAAAACTATTGTAAAAGAGTACATTCAACATGATTTTGGTTTTGAAGGCATTCAACATGTATATTTGAAGTTGTGGTTGTGGAGATGAATATTATCTTGGTTTCAACTATACAAAATATGGAGGTCTGCCCACGCTTAAAGAACGTGCCATCACATGTTATCGGACATTTCTTTAACCGTTGGGCCACTTAATAAGTATGCATTTGTCCAAGAGCTATGAATGGAAGACCGATCTATTCACCCAAAAACAACTGACAGTCTGAGCTCCTGTCGCCTGATGGCCGACGAACCAATTGTTACAGAACATGCCTTGCGGTCTCTTGTTACGAGATGATGGCTAAACAAAGTCCTCTTCTATGCTCTATCATGATGTGTTCTATTCCCACAACGTTACAATTCATAAATTCAGAAATCCTTAGATACTGCAGCAGTAAAGTCAGTTTTCATTGCTGCAACGAAACCAAAAAAGAGACTCACCTCATAACAGAGATCAGCCTAAACTCCCTACCACCCGTAGGATCCGCCGTTTCCTTTAATAATTCACAAGTGAGCGTATGCTCCCCCGGAGATAAATTAGTCCTGATAGTCGCAGCTCTAATTGAATGACCATTTGTCAGTCCCAAAACCATCTTTCTTAAACGTAACATCgcctgaagaggaagatgatcaCTATACGACTTACCGTCCAATGTTGTAAGGTTCCTTCCAGTACCCATCCAACCTTATCGCTTTATCAATCTCGTCGTCTACCCAACATTTCGCACTTCCTAGGTTATACTGGTACGATCGGAGATAGTGGACTTCGATGTTCCCGACAGTAGTGGTAAGTTTGACGGTGAATCGGGAACCAGGGGTGTCGGCAATTAGGTAGTGTTTCTCTTTCCAATTCCAATGTCGCCTAATAGTGAAATTTGAATGTCAGGATATAGATTTTAAaagagatgaggaaaaaaaggacTGACCAGCCTTCATTGGTAACAGGGACGAGAGGATTCTTCTTGCCGCTGACTGGGAAACACTGAGGCTTAATAGCAGGGAGGACAACATCTTTGTCATACTTCATGTTGAGTTGCATCTGAATGGTTTCGTCAGTATTCGCATAACCGCACTTCTATACAGTGCAAAGTCTCACTCGAGGGATAGGTTCAAGAGGGTATAGCTGGTCGATACTCATAGAGTCTGCCCCAGGGATGGAAGCCTCAAATTTGTCCATTTCACAGAGCTGGGTCTCCATATAGGCAGCACCGAGTCGACCCATGAGATTGTGACCCATCATGCTAAGCTGCAAGGCATTACGTCTGCCATCAGCTCTTGTGATACCTGACATGAAAACGTCGTCTGGGGCATCTGACTTACATGACGAGTGTCGATTTCTCCGTTTTCGTGGACAAAAAAGTACTCGGGGATGAGAGACTCGTTTTGAAGGACGGAGCGGTATGCAGCATTCCTGAGAGAGAGAACAGGAGTGTCATAGAAATGAGCGATTCCCTGATGCTGTCCACCGCGATTTTGGTCAGCAACCACATAAGCCATATATTAGCGACCTACCATGTCACCGCCGTTGGTCATGGTGTTAAATTTCAGTGCAAAAATTCTATAATAAAACATTAACACCTAGATTTATCCCCAAAGCTGGAAAGACTCACTGCAAGTTTACGACCGCAGGATGGTTGGGCAGGTCGAGCAGACTTCTGACCAGAAGCTCATAAGAATTGATGTTTCGAGTAAGCCTGCTCTTAGGTTAGCATGCATCGCATTATGCATGAATTGTACTCACACTTCGTCATTGATAGCAAGTTCAATGAAGACAAGATCCATATCCTCCGGCAGGTGTTCGCCATAACATAACGAGAAATAGTCGGTACCTATTACGTTTTCATCAGATTACCGAATAGCACGCGGGTCTGAAAAAGAGGGATATAGTACTAACCAACGCCTCCAACGGCACCGTTGATGTATGAGTTCATGCCCTCTTTCCTGCCGCTATCACCGACTTTGACGCCGTTGGGAGCAGGGAACAGATTGTTGAGATGATCAAAGACGATACGGTTGAGGTTTGTGGGTGTGTGAGGATAATGTCCTGGTTCCTGGTCGATACCGAAGCCCTTGGAGACTGCAAGATACAGCGACGTGTGAGCAAGCATTTAAAATGAGATGAGGCAGGCGGGCATGGGACTTACCGGAGCCTCCAACAACACCCACTGTGAGCCTTTCCCCTCGCCTGAGTTTGGCCAATACTCGTCTCAAACGGGCGTTAGTCCCGACGTAAGCAAGTGATCGCTGGACATTGTCCTCTCTGTATCTTCATGTTAGCTACTCCACACCCAATCAGCCCACAAGATGACCTACCCAAGTTGCTCGCACAGTTCGGGGTCGAATTGGCACATTCCACAACTACTGCCTTGTTGCAGTGCAAAGGCGTGTTGCTCCTCGGTTCTGCAACCGACTCTGTAATCTGAAAGTTTTGACCAAGCCTCATCACCCAGAATCTCGTGCACTTTCTCGCTGGGGAGGAACAAAGCTATGAGGATGACAATGTTGACGGCCAAAGAGATGACCAGGACGAGTTTGGCGCTGCCTCGTGATGTCCGAAGCATGGTGTCAGAAAAAATCGTGAACAATTACCAGTTGTTGGTTGCTGGCTTCTTTAATGAACTGGGGAGGAGAGCGCGTCGATCTTTCCAGGGGCCAGCGTTTTATGTCAAGATTGCTGCTGTGTGCTAATAAAACAGAGTGCTCGATATGGTTTTGAAGGGCCTTGGCGGAATCAAAAATGGCCTGTCGGAGGCGAATACTGAAAATAAGGAACCGATACATGACAGGCGCGAAGCTCTGCGGCGGACTCCTTCGTTACTCTCCGCTTACGACTACTTTTGAGTCTAAAGGTTCAGGGAAAACCTTCGCGCATGGGCTGGTCCGAAACACGGCAGTAGGTTCAAATATCCCTCCCCTGGGCCTGGAGTGATGTCGGCGGTGTGATGCCTGCAGCCGGAGGTGGGGAGGGGGTACGGTTACCCTGAAAAGATAAGATGCCCCTATGCAGGCAGCCAGTTGTTTGGTCCGCGCTACGACCAGGCATCTCGTTGTCGTATGCCGACGATGCACGCTGTAAGAAGGAAAACATCCAGCCTCCTGTTGATTCTCTAATCCGAATGGCCCTGTGCCATGCCACACTCACATGGCCAGAGTTGGCGGCGGAAGGTTGGCTCAATGTTTTGCGATACTATAAGTCTCCAAAGGTTTTACTGCCGATGCTGTGTTGATATGAGTATAATATGTCTATCTGGTAGTATATGTAATAATTGTAATTGTAATTGTGGCGGGTGGCTCGTAGTATCATGGATACTCAAATCGCAAGGGGGGTAGCTTATATCGTCTTTTTTGATTCCTTTTTTTCATTCTCTTGTCCATCTTTTCCCGCTGCCTTAATTATCATCACTGGCCGATCTTCTTCGAGATCTGCTGCTGGTCTTTCCCACGGCGAAGCCCAGGAGCTTGAAGGCGGATCTCTCCGCCCTGACGTGGCATTCTCTGATTGAACAGAAGAAGCTAAAAGAAGGAATAAATAAAGTGGCGCTGGCGGTGGTGGAATACAAAATATATAGAGTTTGGGCCATATTTCCTACCGCACCTTGCAGAAACTAACTTgttttttcttctttctcgTTTGTTCAAAATATTTCTCCCTTCGTCCACCTATCGCTGTTAGCTTATGCGCACTCGATAAGCAGCAGCGAACATGTGAGCAACGTGAAACTTCCTTCCCATGTGTAGATTCACGAAGCGAGCTGTCGCAACGACGTCTATGTAAAGTGAGTTTTCATGTTCGGATCCTCTCACATTATTTCTGTTTTTACCTTTTTACTCCTCTCCTACAAAATTATCATGATGATTATACCTATTTCATCAACTAGAAGGCTGTTGCTGAGCTGCGGCTTTGATCGATTAAACCTCTTTCTGATCCTTTTCGAAATCCGAGTCCTTGATGAAAAGATTGATTGATGAGTGATCAGGGCTGACTTGAAATGTAGTGAGCCGAATAGAGAGAACAACGTGTATCGCGCACAGTACGATTGCTTTGTAGACCTTTAGACCTTTATATATACCTCTGTTGTTGTCTTTTGTGCCACATGCAATCCATTCTCTTGGCAGCCACACCACTTGCGATGCATGTCAGAGTTTTAACGTTGTAACTGTTCCGTTCCATAGTGGGTGTTAAGGGGTTGTCTGAATAAGAGGCAACAAGCCTGGAGCCCAGAAAGCTTGGCTGAGATGAATATAATCTGGGCTGGATTTTTGCGGTGTGCCTGAGACGATCCCGAAGCAGGAAGTTGTTTGCTGGCTCTTGGACGCGTTTTTCATACTTGCGCCCCCACTTTTCTTTCGCTGGCAACTCTTGCAAGCGATCCATATTTATTCCAGCTCCCATATTAACTGGCCACTTGCATCGCAGTCCAGCAACCACTTTTGCCCATACAGCGAGAAAGAGCCGGCCCCACAACATGgctctcctcttctcccgCAAGGTACTCTTTGGGGGTATTTTcaccctctccttcttggcTATTCTCACTCATTTGGGGGTCAATGGGAACTACAAGGTCCATCCTGGCGTTGCTGTGAGTCGTGGCATGTTGTATCAGCCCGCAAATTGGTGGCGCAAAGCATGGTGGCTAATGGGTATGTAGCGATTTGGTTTTCTGCCGTCGTCCTGGACAGCAGAGCGGTCGCCTTATGTCCCTGCAGATGACTACCCCGAGACTGAGTACATTATGGGTGTAGCTGGTTTCAGTAAGTCACAAATGCTCGGCCAAAGTAGGAATTTGTCCACTCATAGTTATCTTGTCCGCAGATTATTTCCGCAATCTCTACTTCTCCAACGGCACTTTCCTCGCTCTCACAACCAAGCCCTCAACCTTCCCGGAACAAGGGGTAGACTCCATCTTTTCAGGAATCGTGAAAGAGGGCGATCCTTATAGAAAGCATTCCGCTGCAGAGGAAGACAGGTTTGCGATCATGACACCGAAGGAAGCCATGGATAGTGGTTTGTTACAGCCTGCCGCTATCAGGAAGGAGGGTATTAGTGTAAGTCAAATGATGCGAATGATGTACAGTGAAAGCTCATGTGGAGCAGATGTTTTTCAACGATGTGAGAGAGGGCAGATGGGGTTCATTTTTAGATCATTACTTCCATTGTAAGTGGAGAAATATTACAATCGAGATTGCATGCTAACGTTGTCATGTAGTCAGTAAGTGCCTCGTTTTAAGATTTTAATGACTCTAACTGAAGGGCTTTTTCCCCGCCATTCCCTTCAGTTGGTGAGATGTTCCTTGGCTGTTGGCGTCTTACTGTTGCTGCTGGCGAGCACGAGTTTCCTACACGTATCATGTACCGCGCCGAGGGCATTGACTGGGTGCGTCTTTCGTCTCTTGTGTCCTCATTCCGCCTGACCATGGCTCCGCAGAGAGATCATGCTCGTATCACTACCTGGTTCCAGCAGTCCATCTTACCTGATACTGTCATCGAGGAAAGCTCTATCTATGAAGACCGCGCATTGTCCCAGATGACTTTTATCTACGACAGGATCGCCATTGCCGACGTGAGTTTCTTTAGTTTCTCGTCTAATCAGGTTTACTAATCATTATAATCGTTCCCAGCGATGGGCTGCTCATCGTGTCGGCCAGGAAGTTAAATTCTGGAACAAGGCCACTGCCGACCTTCCCCTCCTCAAGGTTCCTAGCACATGGATGGAACCCATGCGAAACAGGCTAAAGGCTCTCGCCATGGCTGAAGACTGCAATCCTCAACGAGAGCGCGCCGGCGTTCCGGTTGTGGTCTATATCAACCGGCAATTGACCAAGAGAAGACTGGTTGATGAGGACGCAAAGGCCCTTTTGGAACAGATGGCCAAACTTGATAAAGAGGGTGTGATCGAGTTCCACAATGCCCAGATGGAGAAGTTGCCTCGAGTGCAACAGGTAAGTTAATTATGGCTATCCGCttttcttccatcctcGAAAGCATGCTGACGAACGGGTAGTTCTGCCTTGCTTTGAGGGCCGACATCATGTTTGGCGTTCACGGTAATGGCTTGAG is drawn from Cryptococcus gattii WM276 chromosome A, complete sequence and contains these coding sequences:
- a CDS encoding Purine nucleotide biosynthesis-related protein, putative (Similar to TIGR gene model, INSD accession AAW41091.1); translation: MSSEAPIALLSVYDKTGLLPFAKSLKELGFRLLGSGGTAKMIREAGMEIEDVSNITKAPEMLGGRVKTLHPAVHGGILSRDIPSDLADLATNKISPITLVVCNLYPFVLQTSKPDCTLAGAIEEIDIGGVTLLRAAAKNHGRVSIISSPSDYETIVAELRAKGEVSAETRRGLAIKAFEDTKSYDEAISDYFRKVYATPGVEDDMKAGAGVGYQRLALRYGANPHQKPAQAFVEQGEMPIKVLSGSPGYINLLDALNSWALVKELAAGLNLPAAASFKHVSPAGAAVGLPLDERAAKVFGVEDLKELSPLACAYARARGADRMSSFGDFIALSHTVDTPTAKIISREVSDGVIAPGYEPEALEILRKKKGGKYCVLQMDTNYVPPEIETRQVYGISLQQKRNDCKIDESLFKNVVTANKDLPKSAITDLVVATLALKYTQSNSVCYALNGTVIGLGAGQQSRIHCTRLAGDKADNWWLRHHPRVLALPFKKGTKRADKANAIDLFVTGQAFEAEGGERAQWESLFETVPEPLTKEEREKHMKELTGVACASDAFFPFPDNVHRAKRSGATYLAAPSGSIMDKECIKAADESNLVFCHTDLRLFHH
- a CDS encoding CAP64 gene product - related protein (Similar to TIGR gene model, INSD accession AAW41092.1), whose translation is MLRTSRGSAKLVLVISLAVNIVILIALFLPSEKVHEILGDEAWSKLSDYRVGCRTEEQHAFALQQGSSCGMCQFDPELCEQLGEDNVQRSLAYVGTNARLRRVLAKLRRGERLTVGVVGGSVSKGFGIDQEPGHYPHTPTNLNRIVFDHLNNLFPAPNGVKVGDSGRKEGMNSYINGAVGGVGTDYFSLCYGEHLPEDMDLVFIELAINDEVLTRNINSYELLVRSLLDLPNHPAVVNLQIFALKFNTMTNGGDMHQGIAHFYDTPVLSLRNAAYRSVLQNESLIPEYFFVHENGEIDTRHLSMMGHNLMGRLGAAYMETQLCEMDKFEASIPGADSMSIDQLYPLEPIPRMQLNMKYDKDVVLPAIKPQCFPVSGKKNPLVPVTNEGWRHWNWKEKHYLIADTPGSRFTVKLTTTVGNIEVHYLRSYQYNLGSAKCWVDDEIDKAIRLDGYWKEPYNIGRAATIRTNLSPGEHTLTCELLKETADPTGGREFRLISVMR
- a CDS encoding Hypothetical Protein (Similar to TIGR gene model, INSD accession AAW41093.1); protein product: MALLFSRKVLFGGIFTLSFLAILTHLGVNGNYKVHPGVARFGFLPSSWTAERSPYVPADDYPETEYIMGVAGFNYFRNLYFSNGTFLALTTKPSTFPEQGVDSIFSGIVKEGDPYRKHSAAEEDRFAIMTPKEAMDSGLLQPAAIRKEGISMFFNDVREGRWGSFLDHYFHFGEMFLGCWRLTVAAGEHEFPTRIMYRAEGIDWVRLSSLVSSFRLTMAPQRDHARITTWFQQSILPDTVIEESSIYEDRALSQMTFIYDRIAIADRWAAHRVGQEVKFWNKATADLPLLKVPSTWMEPMRNRLKALAMAEDCNPQRERAGVPVVVYINRQLTKRRLVDEDAKALLEQMAKLDKEGVIEFHNAQMEKLPRVQQFCLALRADIMFGVHGNGLSHQLWMKPGSGVLEIMAEGFARDYAILAEMMGHEYHAIHYNETFPPDQWRRPDGWAVDQGPDFHSANIRLDAEWFASVITDMAQRRIYVTEPELSLSF